Proteins from a single region of Choloepus didactylus isolate mChoDid1 chromosome 10, mChoDid1.pri, whole genome shotgun sequence:
- the S1PR3 gene encoding sphingosine 1-phosphate receptor 3 produces MATAFAPQDKPFQENYTLHKHYNYVGKLEGRLKDNAEGSMLTTVLFLIICSFIVLENLMVLIAIWKNNKFHNRMYFFIGNLALCDLLAGIAYKVNILMSGKKTFSLSPTVWFIREGSMFVALGASTCSLLAIAIERHLTMIKMRPYDANKKHRVFLLIGMCWLIAFSLGALPILGWNCLHNLPDCSTILPLYSKKYIAFCVSIFIAVLVTIVILYARIYFLVKSSSRNVAKHNNSERSMALLRTVVIVVSVFIACWSPLFILFLIDVACEVKECAVLFKAQWFIVLAVLNSAMNPIIYTLASKEMRRAFFRLVCKCLVRGKGTRASPIQPALDPSRSKSSSSNSSHSPKTKEDLPQMLSSSCIIDKSKTLQNGILCK; encoded by the coding sequence ATGGCGACAGCCTTCGCCCCCCAAGATAAACCCTTCCAGGAGAACTACACCCTGCACAAACACTACAACTACGTGGGGAAGCTGGAGGGCAGGCTCAAGGACAATGCTGAGGGCAGCATGCTCACCACGGTGCTGTTTTTGATCATCTGCAGTTTCATCGTCTTGGAGAACCTGATGGTTTTGATCGCCATCTGGAAAAACAACAAATTTCACAACCGCATGTACTTCTTCATTGGCAACCTGGCGCTCTGCGACTTGCTGGCCGGCATAGCTTACAAGGTCAACATCTTGATGTCCGGCAAGAAAACCTTCAGCCTGTCTCCGACGGTCTGGTTTATAAGGGAAGGGAGCATGTTTGTGGCTCTCGGGGCCTCCACCTGCAGCTTACTGGCCATCGCTATCGAGAGACACCTGACGATGATCAAAATGAGGCCCTACGACGCCAACAAGAAGCACCGCGTCTTCCTGCTCATCGGGATGTGCTGGCTTATTGCGTTTTCCCTGGGCGCCTTACCCATTCTGGGCTGGAACTGCCTCCACAATCTCCCCGACtgctccaccatcttgcctcttTATTCCAAGAAGTACATCGCATTTTGCGTCAGCATCTTCATCGCCGTCTTGGTGACCATTGTCATCCTCTATGCACGCATCTATTTTCTGGTGAAGTCCAGCAGCCGCAACGTGGCCAAGCACAACAACTCGGAGAGGTCCATGGCCCTGCTGCGAACGGTGGTGATCGTCGTGAGTGTGTTCATCGCCTGCTGGTCCCCGCTCTTCATCCTCTTCCTCATTGACGTGGCCTGCGAGGTAAAGGAATGTGCGGTCCTCTTCAAAGCCCAGTGGTTCATCGTGCTTGCAGTGCTCAACTCCGCCATGAACCCCATCATCTACACGCTGGCCAGCAAGGAGATGCGCCGTGCCTTCTTCCGCCTTGTCTGCAAGTGCCTGGTGAGGGGCAAGGGCACCCGTGCCTCGCCCATCCAGCCCGCTCTCGACCCCAGCAGAAGCAAATCGAGCAGCAGCAATAGCAGCCACTCCCCAAAGACCAAGGAAGACCTTCCCCAAATGCTCAGTTCCTCCTGCATAATAGACAAAAGCAAAACCTTGCAGAATGGCATCCTCTGCAAGTGA